A single region of the Anomaloglossus baeobatrachus isolate aAnoBae1 chromosome 2, aAnoBae1.hap1, whole genome shotgun sequence genome encodes:
- the CPOX gene encoding oxygen-dependent coproporphyrinogen-III oxidase, mitochondrial gives MSLQVVLRAGRAVRGRLPLSSMCGGARAVHGAALRSSARPSLLVAAGAAVTAGLVAGYSHLQRADMASVERGQDLERRIAGFMAPPVTELEKLRRSGDDMKTRMELLIMETQAEVCRALEAADGGAGFTVDRWQRTEGGGGVSCVLQDGKVFEKAGVNVSVVHGHLSPESIQQMKSRGKDLKTKDGKLPFCAMGVSSVIHPKNPHVPTIHFNYRYFEIEDADGKKQWWFGGGTDLTPTYLNQEDVVHFHQTLKEACDKHSPGFYPKFKKWCDDYFFIKHRGERRGVGGIFFDDLDSSSRDELFQFVKSCAQAVVPCYVPIVNKHKNDAFSPEEKMWQQLRRGRYVEFNLVYDRGTKFGLATPGSRIESILMSLPLTARWEYMHVPPPESREAEILQILREPKDWVH, from the exons ATGTCGCTGCAGGTTGTGCTCCGGGCCGGCCGGGCGGTGCGGGGGAGGCTGCCGCTGTCCTCCATGTGCGGCGGGGCCCGGGCTGTGCACGGCGCTGCTCTCCGCTCCTCTGCTCGCCCGTCTCTGCTGGTGGCTGCGGGCGCCGCGGTGACTGCCGGGCTGGTAGCGGGGTACAGTCACCTGCAGCGGGCGGACATGGCGTCGGTGGAGCGCGGGCAGGACCTGGAGCGGCGCATTGCGGGGTTCATGGCTCCTCCGGTCACTGAGCTGGAGAAGCTGCGGCGGAGCGGGGACGACATGAAGACCCGCATGGAGCTGCTCATCATGGAGACCCAGGCGGAGGTGTGCCGGGCGCTGGAGGCGGCGGACGGGGGAGCGGGCTTCACTGTGGACCGCTGGCAGAGGACGGAGG gcggtggaggagtcagctgtgTCCTCCAGGATGGAAAGGTGTTTGAGAAAGCCGGAGTCAACGTCTCTGTGGTCCACGGCCACCTGTCACCAGAGTCCATTCAGCAGATGAAGAGCCGCGGGAAGGATCTGAAAACCAAAGATG GAAAACTGCCTTTCTGTGCTATGGGAGTGAGTTCTGTCATCCACCCCAAGAATCCGCACGTCCCAACCATTCACTTTAACTACAGATACTTTGAAATTGAGGATGCAGATG GTAAGAAGCAGTGGTGGTTCGGCGGTGGTACAGACCTGACTCCAACATATCTGAACCAGGAGGATGTGGTACATTTCCATCAGACCCTGAAGGAGGCATGTGATAAACATAGTCCGGGGTTCTACCCAAAGTTCAAGAAGTG GTGTGACGATTACTTCTTCATCAAGCATCGCGGTGAACGCAGAGGGGTCGGGGGCATTTTCTTTGATGATTTGGACTCCTCGTCAAGAGATgaacttttccagtttgtgaagagTTGTGCGCAGGCCGTGGTGCCGTGTTATGTCCCCATCGTGAACAAGCACAAGAATGACGCCTTCAGCCCAGAGGAAAAAATGTGGCAGCAGCTGCGAAGAGGACG ATATGTGGAGTTTAACCTGGTTTATGACAGAGGTACCAAATTTGGGCTTGCAACCCCCGGCTCAAGGATTGAGAGCATCCTTATGTCGCTGCCACTCACTGCCAG ATGGGAATATATGCACGTTCCTCCTCCAGAGTCTCGCGAGGCTGAGATCCTCCAAATTCTGCGGGAACCCAAAGACTGGGTGCATTAA